Part of the Spinacia oleracea cultivar Varoflay chromosome 5, BTI_SOV_V1, whole genome shotgun sequence genome, AAAATAGACCAAATTTtacaaaaaatttcaaatatATGTTTAAAATGGGTAAAAGCGCGCGAAACTCTATcacattctaccccccttaaaaagaaagttacgaccccgtaactcgcCTATTAAGTTTTTGAAACTAAAACTCTTAGAATGAATGAATGTGATGCCCTAGTATTACAATAAAAGTTTAGCTAGCAAGTAGATcataaatagaaaaagtaccagcttcTACTTCATACGCGTTTTCAGCTTCACGATGATTCATAACGAACAATTGTCCCTTCAATTGGGTGGCGTTATTCCCACCTCCAGGTTTGGTGTTGTTGATTCCATCCTGCTGGCTTAATCCTTGTTGATTTGAGTGTGAATTTTTCCCATTATGGCCTAGGTTATATGTTGATTCCTCAAATGCTTTCTTGTAGCATTCAAACTCACGATTCCCTTGCTTCTTACAGAAATAACAAGTAACTAGGTTTCCCTCACAATCTTTTCCTGGATGGTTATTCTCACACTTTTTGCAAAAGTAGTTCCTTTTAGGCTTATCCTCGTTCCCGTTACTTCCATTTTCATAATTTCCCTTCCATTTTTGGGTGAAATTGAGATTATCTTCCCTATTTGGTTAAAAATTCCCTTCCCTTTTTCCATGGTTAAAACCCCCATCCAGCTTAGGTTTCTTCTCATTCCCTTGGAAGTTTCCATTTCCTTTCCTCTTTTCACCAGAATTTCCATCAAGCTCTCTTCCTTTAATCCCATACAGGTGAGCTGCACGTCCATAAACATCATCTAAGGATTCAAAGTTAACTCCCCCAAGCTTCCCTTGCAATTTCAAAgttaacccttgctcaaacctttgagctttTATGGCTTCAGTTGGGACtatttcaggtgcaaacctcatTAGCTCTATGAACTTGGTGTAATACTCATTCACAGTCATGGTCCCCATTATAAGGTTTGTATATTCTAGGCATTTCTGCTTCTTTAGATAGGGAGGGTAAAACTTAGCTCTTAAGGCTTCTTTCATGGCTTCCCAATCAAAATCAGGTTTGATCATTAAGTCTTTCTTTCGTTGTGACCACCATAGATTAGCTTCTTCCCTTAGATAGTACACAACATTATTGATTTTTAGGTCTTCAGGGCAATTGATAGCATCAAACAGTTTGTCAAATTCTCTAAGCCAGTTTTCTAGACTTGCAGGGTCTTCCTTTCCATCATAGGTACGTGGTTTACTAGCTGCTACTTTCTTAAAGACATCACCAAATCTATACATTGGGGTACTAACCAAATAATAGTCAACAAGTGACCCTCGACTTACACAACAAGTGATGCGTATGAACGTAAAAGTTCCATGAAATCCATTCCACCATGAGACTTTATAAAAGTACAATAATGTCATAAAAGACCATCCAGTTCCAACCATATGATAAACCAACaatcctccttttatttaatcaaatttatttttaaagaaaacaacgtattttgaaataaagatttataactcatcaaaaccaaacaaactatttcaaacaccacttgaacaaatccatcatcatattaaaatcaagaaaaatatttaacctttcaaaaagcctcaaacaattttcacaaatcaagaaacaattcaaaatcactaattcacaattgaaaacaattaataatttgaagttAATAATTAAACCATACATATATTTCATTCATATAATAATCTAGCCACATACACGTACCTTGATTAAATAACACCTCACACAAAGATTAGTTTGATCCTGCTACGGATCAATCACGAGTTcctaacaattaataaataaaaccctaattaattcctgattaaacaaattaaattaattaaaataaatctaatggacttaaatttaattcatgagTTATGCATTCATAATAACagtattataaatcaaaatttcgAACTCATGGTCTAAAAATACACTTTTAAAATTTCGGCATTAATTTAGAAGAGTTTAAATAGTAAAAACTGACCGTAAAAGAGAAGTCTTTGAAAACAATTGGGGTGTGGAAGTCACGACACCAAGAGGTAGACGTCAACGGCAATGAGTGCACGATGGGGGTGTCGTGGTGGTTGTATAAGGGTTTTAGGTAAGAAGGTTTAGAGccaaagagggagaagaagttgaagagcgggcttgggaaaactctcaacttttggtgtgaggaattatgaatgaagtagggggtatttataggtgtaggattagggttagggttataaTGGAACCCTAAGGGGTATGGCCGTGGTTGGTGTTCAAGTTGTGATAGGATTCTGAATCTAGTCATGATTTTGGTGATATTCGGTTTAGAGTAAAAtcgtttaaaatagaaatacaaaagataaaatcacgaaattttaaacagaggcttgaataattaattaagattcATCCTAAAATGTTCAGAATTTATCTCAAAGAATTCGGATTTTTAGggaattttgaattggtaaatctctataaatccaattttaaatagaattatcttatttttccaaaataaatccgAAATACATTATCATAAATATCTTATTATATAAAACTGATTGTATAAAATACTAaacattattttcggatttataaaataattttaagttgatttAAAATCTTTTACTCCAAAATGgattcctaatagaattaggaattaataaaatccgaaaaaataatGTAAATTCTGTTTTGAAACTAATATTTCATCTAggacattttaatatttttccctccaaaataatttaatatcaaatatatatattaaataaatggaATGTGAGGGGTTGTAATAAACCCTTCAAGCAAAAAGAGGTAAAATCCTTTTTGCGTAAGAATAAATTTGATATCGTTGCCTTATTAGAAATAAGAGTCAAGGAAGCTAAATTTGTGGAAATTTCTAACAAAATACTCCCAAGTTGGAGGGCTATTAATAATTACAATTCTGCTCAAAATGGTAGGATATGGATTATGTGGAACCCTACGAAGATTGATGTCATTAAGTTCAGTGAATGTGCTCAAGGGATTTGTCGTTCCTTATCAGACATACACACTGGACTTAAGTTGAATTTTGTTGATGTCTATGCTTTTAACACTAATGAGCTTCGGAAGGATTTGTGGAACTATATAGCTGATGTTTGTACTCATATGCCCACAGAACCTCTCTTGTTAGCTGGTGACTTTAATTCGGTTCTGTGTGTTGGTGATCGATTGAATGGCAACCCAGTTACAATGAATGATATTCAGGATTTTGAGGAATGCTTGAATCATAATGGGTTGACTGAAGTTAGAAGTGTGGGAGAGTTTTACACGTGGTGTAATAACCAAGTTGAGGATGGCATAATTTATTCAAGAATAGATAGATGCATTGCCAATTCTTCATGGCTTGCTACTTATTCTCACATTGTTGCAGAGGTTCTGGAGAAAGGAGTGTCCGATCACACGCCAATCGCCATGGACTTTACCTCAAATGAAGTTCACAGGACCACATCATTCCGGTTCTTGAATGCTCATCATGAGGGATTCTATGAACTTGTGCAAGAAAAATGGAGTATTGACCACCATCCAAATGCTCTCCTGAATATCTGGTATAAACTTAAAAGTCTTAAAGCTCCTCTCAAATGCATTAACACTCATGTTTTCCACGGGACTGCTAAGAGAGTTGAAACAACCAGAATTGAGCTGAGAAACATACAACATCATTTGAATTTGGATAAGTTTAATCTTGAACTTATAGCTGCAGAGAAATAGAAATTGTGTGAGTTGGAGAAGTGGAGCAACATAGAGGAGAAAATATGGTTGCAGAAATCCCGAGCTTCCTGGATTCAACTTGGTGATTCAAATACCAAGTTCTTCTATGCCTACACCAAGGAGAGACAGAGTCAGAAcgcgattaaattcctgattcaGAGTGATGGAACTAGACTGCAGGGCCAACATCAGATTAAGGAAGAGGTTAGAAACTTCTATTCTCAGTTGATGGGTTGTGCAGCAAATTCCTTACCTATGGTGGACAAGGAGATTATTGCTAAGGGACCAGTTTTGTCTGGAGATCGAGCAACGTTCTATTCTCTGCTCCCCTGTCTCTGCTCGGGAAATCAAAGAAGCTCTCTTCAGCATGGATGCAATGAAAGCACCAGGTATTGATGGCTTTAATGTTTACTATTTCAAACAAACCTGGCCTATTATTGGTCCTAGTGTTATTGAAGCTGTTAAAGATTTCTTTATTTCCTGTTTTATGCCTAAAGTAGTGAATTGTACTTATGTTACGTTGCTGCCTAAAGTCCCTAATGCTTCCTACATCAAGGAGTTTAGACCTATTGCTTGTTGTTCTGTAGTGTATGAAATCATTTCAAAGGTTTTGACCAATAGAATGCAAAATATTATATCTTGCCTTGTTGGTGAGAGCCAATCAGCGTTTGTGAAGGGGCGTGTAATCTTTGACAATATTATTCTGAGCCATGAGTTGATCAAGGGTTATGGCAGAAAAGGTTTGTCTCCTAGGAGTATGATTAAGATTGACCTCCAGAAGGCCTACGATTCGGTTGAATGGCCGTTTGTCAAGTTTCTTCTGCTGGGGTTGGGGTTTCCTCACCagtttgtgttaggttatgatacatatgacaattcataaatcatgcggaaaaaccataaacccaggaaaacatattatttacacataatcatttagcatagattagatgcatactctttgttgcgtgccttccctagctgcgcccgaaccgaacaagaacaagtctttaggactccaagtgtcgtccctccgtagatagtccacagcacgtccggatccgccttaagattgaccaactagaatcgcccttaaggtactattattttcggcactttataggcaaatgtgtgactgaatttttctctcaaaaactcactttgaatactttgaaacttgtgttataaattgtgagccctagcctcatatttatagcggtatggaaagggaatcgaaatcctattcagatacaaattaattaaacctagaatcctacaagaactctaatttaattaatttatcaaatagaattaggaatttaatcattaaccgaactctgcatgttttaggaaacgtgcacgaacacaaacacttgcacacacacgcacggcagccacgatgggccccatgcgtgcgcgcgagcagcagcccactcagcgcccgcgcgcgctgctcgctgcgcgtgctgtgcgcgctgtgcgcgctgcgcgcagcctgctgggcctggccttgcgctgggcctggtgtggctgtttgtgcggcgcgcttggcttgctgggcgatggcctggcttcgtgc contains:
- the LOC110798342 gene encoding uncharacterized protein; translated protein: MYRFGDVFKKVAASKPRTYDGKEDPASLENWLREFDKLFDAINCPEDLKINNVVYYLREEANLWWSQRKKDLMIKPDFDWEAMKEALRAKFYPPYLKKQKCLEYTNLIMGTMTVNEYYTKFIELMRFAPEIVPTEAIKAQRFEQGLTLKLQGKLGGVNFESLDDVYGRAAHLYGIKGRELDGNSGEKRKGNGNFQGNEKKPKLDGGKDCEGNLVTCYFCKKQGNREFECYKKAFEESTYNLGHNGKNSHSNQQGLSQQDGINNTKPGGGNNATQLKGQLFVMNHREAENAYEVEAGTFSIYDLLAS